A single window of Halotalea alkalilenta DNA harbors:
- the sctV gene encoding type III secretion system export apparatus subunit SctV encodes MTLLDQLNRLALRAAQRSDIVIACFMVLAVVMMIIPLPTALVDLLIGLNIGISLLILVVAFYVTHPVEFSSLPSIILLATLFRLALSITTTRLILLDADAGHIVSAFGHFVIAGEVVIGMVVFLIITVAQFLVITKGAERVAEVAARFILDAMPGKQMSIDNDLRNGDIDAAQARTRRQRLERESHLYGAMDGAMKFVKGDAIACLVILFVNLIGGLLIGMLKHGMPFSAAVETYSLLTVGDGLVAQIPALMVSVAAGTVVTRVGSDKDLGSEIVGQLGASSRALGLTAAILFALAWIPGFSAFVFLSLSAALGFAAWVIARRSTVEEASITPLSATGETAPSPTEERQPAPPPAPSEAQAAPAPVHRRLMLVIGGATLDAHRQAAIAAAVERHRSRTSELLGIDFPTVGLRHGGDEMQGQFAITLDEVPVTRGELPEGQLLLDDDPLALDMLSLSSRERPPLFGRRAQHWIDADHRAQLEQAGIAYLDDEEVLGRCVAQTLRRYAGEFIGIQETRQLLSAMESDYAELVGEAVRVLSLQRIAEVLRGLAADGVPLRALRAILEAMVAWGPLETQTPVLIERIRSSLARQICHHHAQPDRILPAWVMTRHAEECLRGSRQGNQAALKSNPMRELHDWFTQRLRDLDPAIDPVVVIAADLRQAFQQWMHRSSLDLPVLSWREIAPEFDLQALDQVRIGLADDSQPRQGAANVAER; translated from the coding sequence ATGACACTGCTCGATCAGCTCAACCGGCTCGCCCTGCGCGCCGCCCAGCGCAGCGACATCGTGATCGCCTGCTTCATGGTCCTGGCGGTAGTGATGATGATCATTCCGCTACCGACCGCATTGGTCGACCTGCTGATCGGCCTGAACATCGGCATCAGCCTGCTGATCCTGGTGGTGGCGTTCTACGTGACCCATCCGGTCGAGTTCTCTTCACTGCCATCGATCATCCTGCTCGCCACCCTGTTTCGCCTGGCGCTGTCGATCACCACCACCCGCTTGATCCTGCTCGATGCCGACGCCGGGCACATCGTCTCCGCCTTCGGCCACTTCGTCATCGCCGGCGAAGTGGTGATCGGCATGGTGGTATTTTTGATCATCACCGTGGCGCAGTTCCTGGTCATCACCAAGGGCGCGGAACGCGTAGCCGAGGTCGCGGCGCGTTTCATCCTCGATGCGATGCCGGGCAAGCAAATGAGCATCGACAACGACCTGCGCAACGGCGACATCGATGCCGCTCAGGCGCGGACCAGACGGCAGCGGCTGGAGCGCGAGAGCCACCTCTACGGCGCGATGGACGGCGCGATGAAGTTCGTCAAGGGCGATGCCATCGCCTGCCTGGTGATTCTCTTCGTCAACCTGATCGGTGGGCTTTTGATCGGCATGCTCAAACATGGCATGCCATTTTCGGCCGCGGTGGAGACCTATTCGCTGCTCACCGTCGGCGACGGCCTGGTCGCGCAGATCCCGGCCCTGATGGTGTCGGTCGCCGCGGGCACCGTGGTGACCCGGGTCGGCAGCGACAAGGATCTCGGCAGCGAGATCGTCGGCCAGCTCGGTGCCAGCAGCCGCGCGCTCGGCCTCACCGCCGCGATCCTCTTCGCCCTCGCCTGGATCCCCGGCTTCTCCGCCTTCGTTTTCCTCTCCCTCTCCGCGGCGCTGGGATTCGCCGCCTGGGTTATCGCACGGCGCTCGACCGTCGAGGAGGCATCGATCACGCCCCTCTCGGCCACCGGCGAGACCGCCCCCTCCCCGACCGAGGAGCGCCAGCCCGCCCCGCCGCCCGCGCCCAGCGAGGCGCAGGCAGCCCCTGCCCCGGTGCACCGCCGTCTGATGCTGGTGATCGGGGGAGCGACGCTCGATGCGCATCGCCAGGCAGCGATCGCCGCCGCAGTGGAGCGACACCGCAGCCGTACGAGCGAGCTGCTCGGAATCGACTTTCCCACCGTGGGCCTGCGTCACGGTGGCGATGAGATGCAGGGGCAATTCGCGATCACCCTCGACGAGGTGCCGGTGACCCGTGGCGAGCTGCCGGAAGGACAGCTGCTGCTCGACGATGACCCACTCGCCCTCGACATGCTTTCGCTCTCTTCCCGAGAGCGGCCGCCGCTGTTCGGCCGCCGCGCCCAGCATTGGATCGATGCCGATCATCGCGCGCAGCTCGAGCAGGCCGGAATCGCCTATCTCGACGACGAGGAGGTGCTTGGCCGCTGCGTGGCCCAGACACTGCGGCGCTACGCGGGAGAATTCATCGGCATTCAGGAAACCCGGCAGCTGCTTTCGGCGATGGAAAGCGACTACGCCGAGCTGGTCGGCGAGGCGGTGCGCGTCTTGTCGCTGCAGCGAATCGCCGAAGTGCTCAGAGGGCTCGCCGCCGATGGGGTTCCTCTGCGCGCCCTGCGCGCGATCCTCGAAGCGATGGTTGCCTGGGGGCCGTTGGAGACCCAGACGCCGGTGCTGATCGAGCGGATTCGCAGTTCGCTGGCGCGGCAGATCTGCCATCACCACGCGCAGCCCGACCGCATCCTGCCCGCTTGGGTAATGACACGGCATGCCGAAGAGTGCCTGCGAGGTTCGCGCCAGGGCAACCAGGCGGCGCTCAAATCCAACCCGATGCGCGAATTGCACGACTGGTTCACCCAGCGACTGCGCGACCTGGACCCGGCAATCGACCCGGTGGTGGTGATCGCCGCCGACCTGCGCCAGGCGTTCCAGCAGTGGATGCACCGCTCTTCACTCGATCTACCGGTGCTCTCATGGCGCGAGATCGCGCCGGAATTCGATCTCCAGGCCCTCGATCAAGTACGCATCGGACTCGCCGATGACTCCCAGCCGCGGCAAGGCGCCGCCAACGTCGCGGAGCGATGA
- a CDS encoding type II and III secretion system protein family protein yields MTSLQLPMPFNRTCSPSISAWRLLRWLFAALAAALATLASTATLAAAGDQTLTLPTGQGRIIRFDHQASSIFIANPEVADVQVVSPGVAYLFGKQRGETNLIALGEDSSTQSSIAIQVRDASDAATQSLQRLGGDSEVQLVTVGDRLVARGVSADVGKALVTQSTLASHVPAGGAVDDQSTLAGTNQINIRVRFAEVSRDELRRYGVSWSALINNGSFSFGILTSSTVPVASGGDSVDGLLQALENNGLVQILAEPNITTVTGQTASFLAGGEIPIPVPVNSDLVGIQYKQYGVSLLSTPTLLPDGRISMQVRPEVSSLLDNSNVEIGGYSIPALQVRRADTMVEVGSGQTFAIAGLFQRSASTDMERIPVLGQIPILGNLFRSRRFQRNETELVILITPYLVSPTSTPARTPLDQARVDDQQRLRATSMEPNDDFGFTMQ; encoded by the coding sequence ATGACCTCGCTGCAACTTCCCATGCCCTTCAATCGGACCTGTTCGCCTTCGATCAGCGCCTGGCGGCTGCTGCGCTGGCTGTTCGCTGCACTGGCCGCGGCGCTTGCCACGCTGGCGAGCACGGCGACGCTCGCCGCCGCAGGCGACCAGACCCTGACCCTGCCGACCGGCCAGGGGCGGATCATCCGCTTCGATCATCAGGCCTCCTCGATCTTCATCGCCAACCCCGAAGTCGCCGATGTCCAGGTGGTCTCTCCCGGCGTTGCCTACCTGTTCGGCAAGCAGCGGGGAGAAACCAACCTGATCGCGCTGGGCGAGGATTCTTCGACCCAGTCCTCGATCGCCATTCAGGTACGCGACGCCAGCGACGCCGCCACCCAGTCGCTACAGCGGCTGGGTGGCGACAGCGAGGTGCAGCTGGTCACCGTCGGCGACAGGCTGGTCGCACGGGGAGTGAGCGCGGACGTCGGCAAGGCTCTGGTCACGCAGTCCACGCTTGCCAGCCACGTACCGGCTGGTGGCGCGGTGGATGACCAGTCGACCCTCGCCGGCACCAACCAGATCAACATCCGCGTGCGCTTCGCGGAGGTCTCGCGTGACGAGCTGCGCCGCTATGGGGTGAGCTGGAGCGCGCTGATCAACAACGGCTCGTTCTCGTTCGGCATCCTGACCAGCTCGACCGTGCCCGTCGCCAGCGGCGGCGACAGCGTCGACGGGCTGCTCCAGGCGCTCGAGAACAACGGCCTGGTGCAGATCCTCGCCGAGCCCAACATCACCACAGTCACCGGCCAGACCGCCAGCTTCCTCGCCGGCGGCGAGATCCCGATCCCGGTCCCGGTGAACAGCGACCTGGTCGGCATCCAGTACAAGCAGTACGGGGTTTCGCTGTTGAGCACCCCGACCCTGCTGCCCGACGGGCGTATCTCGATGCAGGTCCGGCCCGAGGTCAGCAGCCTGCTCGACAACAGCAACGTCGAGATCGGCGGCTACAGCATCCCGGCGCTGCAGGTGCGCCGTGCCGACACCATGGTCGAAGTCGGCAGCGGCCAGACCTTCGCCATCGCCGGCCTGTTCCAGCGCAGCGCCTCGACCGACATGGAGCGCATTCCCGTGCTCGGCCAGATCCCGATCCTCGGCAACCTGTTCCGCTCGCGACGCTTCCAGCGCAACGAGACCGAACTAGTGATTTTGATCACTCCTTACCTGGTGTCACCGACCTCGACCCCGGCTCGCACCCCGCTCGACCAGGCCCGTGTCGACGATCAACAGCGCCTGCGCGCCACCTCCATGGAGCCCAACGATGACTTCGGTTTCACCATGCAGTGA
- a CDS encoding tetratricopeptide repeat protein — protein sequence MLSARSYLLPASLAMFVWLGGCAGQPQVDERERLLDLAADVEAQGDAVTAAAMYERAAEMSPDDPSVALRLGNARLASNDFSGAAKAFRAVLADDIDHPEALLGLGTAQLRQGETEAAARNLGRAAMRLNQRTAWTRLGIAEAMLGDGEQAAQAFTHALALAPNDPDAQTNLALAESLAGDQQRALARMQQVCDSPLAESRHYRNLLLVMVLAGQAKAARYVEIPDLPAAQRKALIERAGEIRRIADPSQRARAMGLVAGPSSGDSV from the coding sequence TTGCTATCCGCCCGCTCATATCTGCTCCCCGCCTCGCTTGCGATGTTCGTCTGGCTGGGAGGCTGCGCAGGCCAGCCGCAGGTCGATGAGCGTGAGCGACTGCTCGATCTGGCCGCCGACGTCGAAGCCCAGGGTGACGCCGTCACCGCGGCAGCGATGTATGAACGTGCCGCCGAGATGTCGCCGGACGACCCATCCGTCGCTTTGCGCCTGGGCAACGCACGGCTCGCCAGCAACGATTTCTCCGGAGCCGCCAAGGCGTTTCGCGCCGTGCTCGCCGACGATATCGACCACCCCGAGGCGCTGCTGGGCCTCGGCACCGCCCAGCTTCGCCAGGGCGAGACCGAGGCCGCGGCGCGCAATCTCGGCCGTGCCGCGATGCGGCTCAACCAGCGCACCGCCTGGACGAGATTGGGTATCGCCGAGGCGATGCTCGGCGATGGCGAGCAGGCCGCGCAGGCTTTCACCCATGCGCTGGCGCTGGCGCCCAACGACCCCGATGCGCAAACCAACCTGGCGCTGGCCGAATCGCTGGCGGGAGATCAGCAGCGGGCCCTGGCGCGGATGCAGCAGGTTTGCGATTCGCCGCTGGCCGAGTCGCGCCATTACCGCAATCTGCTGCTGGTGATGGTGCTCGCCGGCCAGGCCAAGGCGGCGCGCTACGTCGAGATTCCCGACCTGCCCGCGGCGCAGCGCAAGGCCCTGATCGAGCGAGCCGGCGAGATTCGTCGCATCGCCGATCCCTCCCAGCGTGCCCGCGCCATGGGGCTGGTCGCAGGTCCGTCCTCGGGCGACTCCGTCTAG
- the sctJ gene encoding type III secretion system inner membrane ring lipoprotein SctJ — MSVAAHRFPHARAASFRSLAMVLLALLLQACSDTHLYTQLSEREANLIIATLARHGIAASRIAEDDGQMTVDVDQSRFAEAVDILDRAGLPEVKFANLGEVFKSNGLVSSPGQERAQMIYALSQELSHTLSQIDGVLTARVQVVLPDNDLTRRDTTPSSASVFIRYLPTMEINPLIPQIKTLVANGIAGLSYDKVSVVPVAADLPSQSQEPATPMARFLGIEMPVSSLSRASWLFGTLLTLVIALMMSLGWLIWRQRQRRAYALEDPR, encoded by the coding sequence ATGAGCGTGGCCGCGCACCGCTTTCCCCACGCCCGGGCAGCGTCGTTCAGGTCGCTGGCGATGGTGCTGCTGGCACTATTGCTGCAGGCCTGCAGCGATACCCATCTCTACACCCAGCTGTCTGAGCGCGAGGCCAACCTGATCATCGCCACCCTGGCCCGCCACGGCATCGCCGCCAGCCGGATCGCCGAGGACGATGGCCAGATGACCGTCGACGTCGACCAATCACGCTTCGCCGAGGCGGTCGACATCCTCGACCGCGCAGGCCTCCCCGAGGTCAAGTTCGCCAACCTTGGCGAAGTGTTCAAGAGCAATGGCCTGGTTTCCTCGCCCGGACAAGAGCGGGCGCAAATGATCTACGCGCTGAGCCAGGAGCTCTCGCACACGCTGTCGCAGATCGATGGCGTGCTCACTGCCCGGGTCCAGGTGGTGCTGCCCGACAACGACCTCACCCGGCGCGACACCACGCCCTCATCGGCGTCGGTGTTCATCCGCTACCTGCCGACGATGGAGATCAATCCATTGATTCCCCAGATCAAGACGCTGGTGGCCAATGGCATAGCGGGGCTCTCCTACGACAAGGTCTCGGTGGTTCCGGTCGCCGCCGACCTGCCGAGTCAAAGCCAGGAGCCCGCCACGCCGATGGCGCGCTTCCTCGGTATCGAGATGCCGGTCTCGAGCCTGTCCCGGGCGAGCTGGCTGTTCGGCACCCTGCTGACCTTGGTGATCGCGCTGATGATGAGCCTCGGCTGGTTGATCTGGCGCCAGCGCCAGCGCCGCGCCTATGCGCTGGAGGATCCGCGATGA
- a CDS encoding FliH/SctL family protein, with product MMHGLPKHPTKKILRGDEALAWRDGFALLAAAERQQREIEHERRSAREQGYREGFIAGRYDGELDAATQLERVGRDIDDYLAGLEPALIELSTDIVRRLLGDLDQGALLGRLVGQALAEARGALQWRVRVATAQVDRVRAELEHFGEAQIDIEGDDRLADDRCLMVSPVSVIDLSLEAQLERIAATMREGGKRP from the coding sequence ATGATGCACGGGCTGCCGAAGCATCCGACCAAGAAGATCCTGCGCGGCGATGAGGCCCTCGCCTGGCGCGACGGCTTCGCTCTGCTCGCCGCGGCCGAGCGCCAGCAGCGAGAGATCGAGCACGAACGCCGGAGCGCACGAGAGCAAGGCTATCGCGAGGGCTTCATCGCCGGCCGCTATGACGGTGAGCTCGATGCCGCGACCCAACTCGAGCGGGTAGGCCGTGACATCGACGACTACCTGGCCGGGCTCGAACCGGCGCTGATCGAGCTGAGCACCGACATCGTCCGCCGGCTGCTCGGCGACCTCGACCAGGGCGCGCTGCTGGGCCGCCTGGTTGGCCAAGCGCTCGCCGAAGCGCGCGGCGCGCTGCAATGGCGCGTGCGGGTCGCCACCGCGCAGGTCGATCGGGTGCGCGCGGAGCTCGAGCATTTCGGCGAAGCGCAGATCGACATCGAGGGCGACGACCGCCTCGCCGATGATCGCTGCCTGATGGTAAGCCCCGTCTCGGTGATCGACCTGAGCCTCGAGGCCCAGCTCGAGCGCATCGCCGCGACGATGCGCGAAGGAGGAAAACGGCCTTGA
- a CDS encoding FliI/YscN family ATPase: MSIPSLKALDGLVERLGDRLSNAELRPIHGRVRRIRGLLVHAAVDGVSIGELCHLRDPVSGVEIAAEVIGFEEEDAILSPIGELRGLSTHSEVIASGHQQRIPVGDALLGRVIDALGRFIDQPEPSAAAQPARTSEIRSIHAAPPAALERQLIDAPLTLGVRAIDALLTVARGQRIGIFGEPGVGKSSLLSAIVRHSEADVVVLALVGERGREVRELLERQLDATARRRTVCVVATSDRPAIERARAALVATSVAEYFRDQGQDVLLMVDSLTRFARAQREIGLSAGEPPTRRGYPPSLFAELPRLLERAGPSDRGSITALYSVLTEGDDGLDPVAEETRAILDGHIVLNAELARRDHFPAIDVLASRSRLMNSVVSPAHREAAAKVRDWLARYRELELLIQVGEYQAGTDPANDAAIAKHAEIMAFLRQADGRSDDFAATLHALEALAS, encoded by the coding sequence TTGAGCATTCCCTCCCTGAAAGCCCTCGACGGCCTGGTGGAACGCCTTGGCGATCGGCTGAGCAACGCCGAGCTGCGCCCGATCCATGGGCGGGTGCGGCGGATTCGCGGTCTGCTGGTTCATGCTGCGGTGGACGGTGTCTCGATCGGCGAGCTTTGCCACCTGCGCGATCCGGTTTCAGGGGTGGAGATCGCCGCTGAAGTGATCGGCTTCGAGGAGGAGGACGCCATACTCTCGCCGATCGGCGAGCTGCGCGGGCTCTCGACCCATAGCGAAGTGATCGCCAGCGGCCATCAACAGCGCATCCCGGTCGGCGACGCCCTGCTCGGCCGAGTGATCGACGCACTCGGTCGTTTCATTGACCAGCCCGAGCCCAGCGCCGCAGCGCAGCCAGCGCGGACCAGCGAGATCCGCTCGATCCACGCAGCCCCTCCCGCGGCGCTGGAGCGCCAGTTGATCGATGCACCGCTGACGCTCGGCGTTCGCGCCATCGACGCGCTACTGACCGTGGCTCGCGGCCAGCGCATCGGCATCTTCGGCGAACCGGGCGTGGGCAAGTCGTCGCTGCTGTCGGCCATCGTTCGCCACAGCGAGGCCGATGTGGTGGTTCTCGCCCTGGTCGGTGAGCGCGGACGCGAGGTGCGCGAGCTGCTCGAGCGCCAGCTCGATGCCACCGCGCGCCGTCGCACGGTGTGCGTAGTCGCCACCTCCGATCGCCCGGCGATCGAACGCGCACGAGCCGCGCTGGTCGCCACCAGCGTCGCCGAGTACTTCCGTGACCAGGGGCAGGACGTGCTGCTGATGGTCGACAGCCTGACTCGCTTTGCCCGGGCCCAGCGTGAAATCGGCCTCTCGGCCGGCGAACCGCCGACGCGGCGCGGCTATCCGCCGTCGCTGTTCGCCGAGCTGCCGCGCCTGCTCGAACGCGCCGGACCCAGTGATCGCGGCAGCATCACGGCGCTCTACAGCGTGCTTACCGAAGGCGACGATGGCCTCGATCCCGTGGCCGAAGAAACCCGCGCCATCCTCGATGGCCATATCGTGCTCAACGCCGAGCTGGCTCGCCGCGACCATTTCCCCGCCATCGACGTGCTCGCCAGTCGCAGCCGGCTGATGAACTCGGTGGTCTCCCCTGCCCATCGCGAGGCTGCAGCGAAAGTCCGCGACTGGCTGGCGCGCTATCGAGAGCTCGAACTGCTGATCCAGGTAGGCGAGTACCAGGCGGGCACCGACCCCGCCAACGACGCCGCTATCGCCAAGCACGCCGAGATCATGGCCTTTCTGCGCCAGGCCGATGGACGCAGCGACGATTTCGCAGCCACCCTGCACGCGCTGGAGGCGTTGGCCTCATGA
- the sctQ gene encoding type III secretion system cytoplasmic ring protein SctQ: MTQLPISSSSTTDARTADVATLSAPRNLPRWAAHAAALLNAFHRHRRPLAFELGGRTLELSIAPATNTPALPLTYDLRLAGGIARLSMEGAALVALSAHLPDATSLLDADRSLQALWLEFALIERIEALENHLGGPIRLHALRGVFAGNIDLRLSLQLHDAERLHHLHLELDHEAATRLLALIAHGWPSSPRSAHRLAMALSLSAGHQRLSIEELASLRPGDVVMLERDNDEETLELAGRPIAQVGGTPPRLLTPRHRWTHGETPMTDHRTAPAAPDELDDLDQLPLRLVAELGHFELTLGELRELGEGSVLPVERPLDDSVLLRINGKRVGSGRLVQLGEKLGVQITRMPGDE; the protein is encoded by the coding sequence ATGACCCAGTTGCCGATCAGCTCCTCGTCCACCACCGATGCGCGAACCGCCGACGTAGCGACGCTGAGCGCACCGCGCAATCTCCCCCGCTGGGCTGCTCACGCCGCAGCGTTGCTCAACGCCTTTCATCGCCATCGCCGTCCGCTGGCATTCGAGCTGGGAGGAAGGACGCTCGAGCTGAGCATCGCGCCCGCGACGAACACGCCGGCGCTGCCGCTCACCTACGATCTTCGCCTCGCCGGAGGCATCGCCAGACTCTCCATGGAGGGGGCGGCACTGGTCGCGCTGAGCGCCCACCTGCCTGATGCAACGTCGCTGCTCGATGCCGACCGCTCGCTGCAGGCGCTATGGCTCGAGTTCGCCTTGATCGAACGGATCGAGGCACTGGAAAACCATCTCGGTGGACCAATACGCCTGCATGCGCTCCGAGGCGTTTTCGCAGGCAACATCGATCTGCGCTTGTCGCTGCAGCTGCACGATGCAGAGCGCCTTCATCACCTTCATCTGGAACTCGACCACGAAGCGGCGACCCGCCTGCTGGCGCTGATCGCCCATGGCTGGCCTTCGAGCCCACGCAGCGCCCACCGGCTCGCCATGGCCTTGAGCCTCAGCGCCGGTCATCAACGGCTGAGCATCGAGGAGCTGGCGTCGCTGCGCCCGGGCGACGTGGTGATGCTCGAACGGGACAACGACGAAGAGACGCTGGAGCTCGCTGGGCGACCGATCGCCCAGGTCGGCGGCACGCCTCCCCGCCTGCTCACCCCCCGCCATCGCTGGACCCATGGAGAAACGCCGATGACCGACCACCGCACCGCGCCCGCCGCCCCTGATGAGCTCGACGATCTCGACCAGCTGCCGCTGCGGCTGGTCGCCGAACTGGGCCACTTCGAACTGACCCTGGGCGAGCTGCGTGAGCTCGGCGAGGGCAGCGTACTGCCGGTCGAGCGGCCGTTGGATGACAGCGTGCTGCTGCGCATCAACGGCAAGCGCGTCGGCAGCGGCCGCTTGGTCCAGCTCGGCGAAAAGCTCGGCGTACAGATCACCAGGATGCCGGGAGATGAATGA
- the sctR gene encoding type III secretion system export apparatus subunit SctR, translating to MNEFQPNLMAIIVVVSTIGLVPLAVVTMTGFLKISVVLFLIRNALGVQQTPPNLVLYGIALILTVYITTPLVSEMYTRLEQHGAGLENVEQIRQTGEALRAPLQDYLSRYANERERAFFIDATESLWSQESREQLKDDDLVVLVPAFVSSELTRAFEIGFLIYIPFLVIDLVVANVLMAMGMMMVSPTLISIPLKIFLFVAVDGWSRLMHGLILSYGG from the coding sequence ATGAATGAGTTCCAGCCCAACCTGATGGCGATCATCGTCGTCGTCTCCACCATCGGCCTCGTGCCGCTGGCGGTGGTGACGATGACCGGTTTCCTCAAGATCTCGGTGGTGCTGTTTCTGATCAGGAACGCGCTCGGCGTACAGCAAACCCCGCCCAACCTGGTGCTCTACGGCATTGCGCTGATCCTCACCGTGTACATCACCACCCCCTTGGTCAGCGAGATGTACACCCGCCTCGAGCAGCACGGCGCGGGACTCGAGAACGTCGAGCAGATCCGCCAGACCGGTGAGGCGCTGCGCGCACCGCTGCAGGACTATCTCTCCCGCTACGCCAACGAGCGCGAGCGCGCCTTCTTCATCGACGCGACCGAAAGCCTTTGGTCGCAGGAGAGCCGCGAGCAGCTCAAGGACGACGACCTAGTGGTACTGGTCCCTGCCTTCGTCAGCTCAGAGCTCACCCGGGCCTTCGAGATCGGCTTTTTGATCTACATTCCCTTCCTGGTGATCGATCTGGTGGTGGCCAACGTATTGATGGCGATGGGCATGATGATGGTGTCGCCGACGCTGATCTCGATTCCGCTGAAGATCTTCCTGTTCGTGGCGGTCGACGGTTGGTCACGGCTGATGCACGGCCTGATCCTGAGCTACGGGGGCTAG
- a CDS encoding EscS/YscS/HrcS family type III secretion system export apparatus protein, giving the protein MGSEVYLSTMQSALWLVLLLSAPPLLVAIAIGLGVGLLQALTQIQDQTLPQGVKLAAVLLVLILVGPLLAGQVVSLADQVLDGFAVWTR; this is encoded by the coding sequence ATGGGCAGCGAGGTCTATCTCTCGACGATGCAGAGCGCGCTGTGGCTGGTGCTGCTGCTTTCCGCCCCGCCGCTGCTGGTGGCGATCGCGATCGGCCTGGGAGTCGGCTTGCTGCAGGCGCTCACTCAAATACAGGACCAGACCCTGCCGCAGGGGGTCAAGCTCGCGGCGGTACTGCTGGTGTTGATCCTGGTCGGCCCGCTGCTCGCCGGGCAGGTGGTCAGCCTGGCCGACCAAGTGCTCGACGGCTTCGCGGTCTGGACCCGCTGA
- the sctT gene encoding type III secretion system export apparatus subunit SctT: MPFYDQLSQALTELAYPLIASWALAMARALGMIMVTPAFNRLGLTGLIRSAVAATLSLPLVATTFQMLEAGDGLDTLTMTGLLIKEVMIGVMLGLLFGVPFWAAEAAGELIDLQRGSTMAQLLDPMNATESGVTATMLGILMVLLFFISGGFLTLVQGFYYSYQLWPPLAFMPPLSQQGALALLALLDQVMRIAIVMVAPLVVALLIADIMLAYLARMSPNLHVFDLSLSIKNLLFAFLVVLYLIFLVPQLLGELGSVGDNLSHFSMQQPPG, translated from the coding sequence ATGCCCTTTTACGACCAGCTCAGCCAGGCGCTCACCGAGCTCGCCTATCCGCTGATCGCTTCATGGGCGCTGGCGATGGCGCGCGCGCTGGGCATGATCATGGTCACCCCGGCGTTCAATCGTCTTGGCCTGACCGGGTTGATCCGCAGCGCGGTCGCAGCGACCCTGTCGCTGCCGCTGGTCGCGACGACCTTCCAGATGCTCGAGGCGGGCGATGGGCTGGACACCTTGACGATGACCGGGCTGCTGATCAAGGAAGTGATGATCGGGGTGATGCTGGGGCTGCTCTTCGGTGTGCCATTCTGGGCCGCCGAAGCCGCCGGCGAGCTGATCGACCTGCAGCGTGGCTCGACCATGGCGCAGCTGCTCGATCCGATGAACGCCACCGAGAGCGGGGTCACCGCGACCATGCTCGGCATCCTGATGGTGCTGCTGTTTTTCATCAGCGGCGGGTTCCTGACCCTGGTCCAGGGCTTCTACTACAGCTACCAGCTATGGCCTCCGCTGGCCTTCATGCCGCCTCTTTCACAGCAGGGCGCCCTGGCCTTGCTGGCGCTGCTCGACCAGGTGATGCGTATCGCCATCGTAATGGTCGCACCGCTCGTGGTCGCGCTGCTGATCGCCGATATCATGCTCGCCTACCTGGCCAGGATGTCGCCCAACCTGCACGTCTTCGACCTGTCGCTGTCGATCAAGAACCTGCTGTTCGCCTTCCTGGTGGTGCTTTATCTGATCTTCCTCGTCCCTCAGCTGCTCGGCGAACTCGGCAGCGTCGGCGACAACCTCTCGCACTTCTCGATGCAGCAACCTCCCGGCTGA